The proteins below come from a single Xiphophorus couchianus chromosome 20, X_couchianus-1.0, whole genome shotgun sequence genomic window:
- the LOC114135928 gene encoding parathymosin: MADTAVDTTATTEVTAKELKEKKEAAEEEEEEKSTESGDAPANGTNGAEHSDKKEEITEEEQKNGAEDVEAAPPAEETDAQPVKRAAEEEEDKAETKKQKTEENGDSKEADVEA; encoded by the exons ATGGCCGATACAGCTGTTGATACAACCGCCACCACAGAGGTTACAGCCAAG GAgctgaaagagaagaaagaagcagcggaggaggaggaggaggagaagtcGACCGAGAGCGGGGACGCACCTGCCAATGGCACC aatGGTGCTGAGCACAGtgacaaaaaggaagaaattacagaggaggagcagaagaaTGGAGCTG AAGATGTGGAGGCGGCGCCCCCTGCTGAGGAAACCGATGCACAGCCGGTGAAGCGTGCagctgaagaggaggag gACAAGGCCGAGACAAAAAAGCAGAAGACAGAGGAGAATGGCGACTCAAAAGAAGCAGACGTGGAGGCTTAA